The DNA window GTGAGTAGCAGCCGGAACGAGCGCGGGGTCGGGTGGGGCCCTaacccttcttccctcctttcagCTCGGAGCGCTCCGGGTGAGTACCTCTGCCCCCCGTTAGTTTGTTCCGTTACGTGGGGTGCGCGGTCCCGAACCCGCGTGGTGGGACGCCGGGAGAGGCTGCAGCCGGTGCTTTCGGTGGCCCTGCCCCCGTAGCTGCAGTAGGTGAGGGCACGAAGCTGCGTCCTTCGCGGCCGGGGGGGTGAGCGAAGGCTCCAGGCGGCACACAGGTGACGCGGTGACAGCCAGGCTGCGGTGTCCCCGTGCAGGTCTCCGCGCGGCGAGGACCTGCGGACCGGtgctgctcgggggggggggtctggcaGGCAGCGAGGGTTCGGAGCGCTCCTGGCGGGTGCTGGGTGCTCTGTGCCCCGTCCCGCGTGGGATCAGCCAGCGCCGTCGGGCCTCGTGTGAGCCGTGAGCGCTGTGGTTAccagcccctgtcccccctGCGCTCGGCTCCCAGCTTCCAAAACCACGCCCGTGTCCTCTTTGCCTGGTTCCGTGCAAGCGTCCCGGAACTGCACCTTCTCTGAAAACGTCGCTTTTCCACCTGACTGCAAGGAATCGCGGCGTTCCTTGCCAGAGACGGTCCGAGGGTTATCAGGGAACGCTCGGTGCGGGGTGGGGAGGCTCATCCCAGGGCCCGGAGCAGCCCGGGGGCGTTGCGAGGTGTGGGCCCGAGCGTCTGCCTCGCTGCTTCTCTGCAGCGAGGGAAGATTTTGCCACGCTGCACCACTTGGTTCCCTTCGGATACTGTCCCAGCACGGGGACCGGGTCCTGATCCCTGCATGGCGTGGGAGCTCTGGCggcctgctgctctccttgccTTCCTTCCCCACTGACATTTTCACTTAGGTCTCAGGGGCAGGGTTACGACTAAAACGCTCCGGTGTGGTTTGCGTGTGTGCGTGCGGTGACCCGGTGTGCAGGGTTTGGGTGGCCTGAGCGGGATCCTTCCAAGGCTCGCAGCTgtcccagctctcccctccGCCTCCTTCTGGCTCAGCTTACCTGCCGGGGTTCAGAGCTCGTTATTTTGGACCAGGTGGGGGCCAGGGGGTGCAGAGGAGAAGCCTGATAGCAAGTCAGGCGTGGAAACGCAGAgctttgtttgcatttccttcGCCGTTTTTAGGGCTAAATGGAAAAGACCAGGGATCAGGACAGCTCGCTCTGCGGACCCCGGTCCTTGCGGGACCGCTGGGCTGGTTTTCCAGTAGAAGCTGGCAGTAGCAGGGGTGAAGGTGACCTCGTGTCCTTAGTGGAAGCTTGAAGGGGAGCGAAACGCTCCCTGGGGACTCGCTTGACCCGTCCCTCAAGTTCTCGCAGGCTTCAGACTGCACCCCAAGGAGAAGGTGCAGCGCTGGGTCCGCTCGCAGCCGGGCGCACCGGTGGAGGAGCAGCGCTGTCGGTCCTGCCGGGAGCAGCAGGATGCGGCCCTGGGGGACCGGGGAGCCGTTAGCCGAGGGAGCACAGCGCAgtggcaggggcagagctgctgctctggcttcTGCTGGACGGCTCGTCCAAGCTGCCAGCTCGGCCAGCCTTCGTCACGTTTGCCAGCGGAGAAAAGGGCGTTCTTCCGGCCGAGCCCTCCTTCCCGCGCCTCCGGGGGCAGCCTCCGGTGCTGCTGAGGACGCTGCTGCCCCGGGGCACCCCCGGGGGCCGAGCCCGAGACCGGAGCCCCCCGGCTGCCGCCCCGCAGAGAAGAGGGGGGCGTTTGGCGGCGGCACCAGGCGCTGCAGCTAACAGAGGGTGTTCTAAACGTACCTGTAGCTGTTgattacttttctgttttgaagtcGGTTTGTGTCTTGACGTGTCCCTTGCAATATCCCTATCGTTATATATGCCGTGTGCCTTATGAAATGCTGGCATCTGGAAAACCCACCCACCGACGCACCACCGTCTCTCCACCTTTGAATGACAACACAATCTGCCACTGGGGACTGCCCGCTGTGCGCGCTTGGCCGTATGCCGTGCCGGGGGGCGGTGTGTGCAGAGAAGCCAGCAGAGCAGTAAGCGCAGCAGGAGCGTGGAAGATGACAAGGAAGGCCACCTGGTGTGCAGGACCGGCGATTGGCTTCAAGAGCGATGTACAGCCACCTTTCGTAAAACTTTACCTCTACTTCCTATCCCCGTGTTAGACGAGATCTCTCTCTGTACTGGAGGGGTCTCTAGTGTTTATTGCTTATAATGGACTCACCAGTAAATTGCCTGAGGCAGACAATAGACACGTGAGCTTTAAAGAGCGTAGCAGTGAGAGACGTTTTTGTTTTGACGTGTTATTGCTGTGAAATTGCAGGACCCCAGCTCTCGCCCGGCCTCCAAGGCTCACACCCgctcctcttttctctcctaGATGAAATCGTCGGCAGCCTCGGCGAAGGCACTTTCGGCAAAGTTGTGGAGTGCGTCGACCACGCCAGGTGGGCAGCCCTCACTTCCCCCTCACTCCTCTGTCGCGGCAGGATTTGCGCTCGCTCAGTGGCTGAGGGCTTCGGGACGGGCCAGCCGGACGGGGAGGTGGCCTCTTAATCTGCCAGGGTGCTTCTTTTTTGCCTCCTCTCCCGTGATTACACCTGACCCCTGTCCCTTCCTGCCCTCCCGTCTGGCTCTGCGCCCCGGGGGCAGCTGAGGGCGGGAGCCACCGGGACCCCTGCCCCTCCAGAACTCCCTGGCACGGTCGGAGAGAGGCGGTGTGGCCGCTCGGGGGCTGCTGGGTCGGGACGTGGCGTGTCCGCAGCGCTCTCGTTGGAGTGTCACTTGAGCAGCAGCCTTTCACTTCAAATCCGTGCAGGTATTTAATCACTTGTCAAGGTCGGGACAAGGGCAGAACGGCTAATCTCTTACCCAGGCCgcctctttgttttccctgcacTATCACTCCCTCGTCCCGAGCTTGCTGACGGCtgtctccttcctctgcctggttttatttattagatTGCCACACACCTGCTCGCAGCACTGCACATGCAACATGGCACGGCTGAGCTAAGTGAAGCCAGTGGGAACGTGGTCTGAATATACCCTTGGGAAACTCCTCATCATCCTACAGGCTCCTGCAGTGCCCTGTGGGATGTGTGTGCAGGTGATACCGGCTTTTTCTCTGACTCCTTTGTCTCTTCCCTTGCAGAGGCAAATCCCAGGTGGCactgaaaatcataaaaaatgttGGGAAGTACCGAGAAGCAGCCAGGCTGGAAATTAACGTCCTGAAGAAAATCAAGGAGAAGGACAAGGAGAACAAATTGTAAGTTGCTGCGAAGCTCCCAGGCAGCCAGTACCACGTCCTCAGAGACGAGCAGCCTGCTTGAACGAGGTCCAAAGCCGCCCAGAGCTGAGGACTGGATGTACTTGCTGCTCGCCTCCTCTGTGGGGAAAACCTGTGTCATGCCTCTGCGTTTTGGAAGAAGAGAGCCTGGCCCTGGTTCTACCAAACACTCGTGTGCTTAACAACTGCTATGTTAAGtcacagggaggaaaaattGACCAGAATTACTGACAGCCACTTGCTGCCTTGTCCTGCTTTACAAAAAGAGCCCCCGTTTGAGCTGGGCGAGCAAAGTGGGCAGGAGTTTTCTCTCCAGCGTAAATGGAGGGATTGCTGTGCTTCCAGGTCAGCCGGCTCAGGGCTTTTGTTCACCAAAAACTGGGAGAATTACTGTTCTGTCGAGTCTCTGAACGATGGTTAATCCTCGTGCCGTTCTCTCTGCCTAGCTTGTGTGTCCTGATGTCGGACTGGTTCAATTTCCACGGCCACATGTGCATCGCCTTTGAGCTTCTCGGCAAGAACACTTTTGAGTTCCTGAAAGAGAATAATTTCCAGCCATACCCTCTCCCTCAGATCCGGCACATGGCCTACCAGCTCTGCCATGCCTTGAGATGTAAGTTACCCAGGGCCAGCCTTTGGGGTTGCCAGCGGCTGCTTGTTCTTCAGTGCGTGCttttttgggttgttttaaCCTATAGTAGGACCTGAACGTCCTAGCTTCCTCTTCTGAAGCTTCTAAAAAGATAAGATACGATGATTTCTGTGAGTAGTCTTtagatttgctttcttttccttgtgaaaGGAATGGAGGAGAGGCTTGTGAGCTCTCTTGTGCCTTCTCTGTCAGAAATATGTAGTCACCGCTAGGCTTTGCCTCTCCAGAatgggctgggagggaggcaaGGAGTTAGCTTGCGTCAGGGTGTCCAGTACATGGACTTGGTGCTCCAGTGTCTGGTTCTTacgtgttttttcccctctcctcttccccccgTGCAGTTCTACACGACAACCAGCTGACTCACACTGACCTCAAGCCAGAAAACATCTTGTTTGTCAACTCTGACTTTGACACTCTGTACAACGAGAAAAAGGTGGGTTATGGCTGAGAGAGAGGTGACTAAAGCAGGAACGGCTGCCTGCTCCCGCGCTGCGGAAGGTGGACCTTCCATCTTCTGGGCGTGCCTCACAAGCCTGTTTAGCAAGAACAAACTGGAAGCTCGgccccttctttcctccctgccttttAAGAGCCTTAAGGCTCTGCTTCAGTGGCTCCAGCCCACAGCCGCAGTTCAGCTGCCGTCCTGAACACGGACACGGGATGTGAATAGCTCAGAGCTTCCCACTTGGGATCCTTCTGATTAACAGCGTGGACATGGCACTTCTGGGGACAGAGGGCTCCTGTCAGAGCCTACCCTAATCCCGAACCAGCTGTTAAAAGCTCTGAGGCCTTCTCCTTTGCTTGCAGAGCTGCGAGGAGAAGTCCATCCGGAACACGAGCATCCGCGTGGCCGACTTCGGAAGCGCCACCTTCGACCACGAGCACCACACCACGATCGTGGCCACCCGGCACTACCGTCCCCCCGAAGTGATTCTCGGTGAGCACCGCGGGGTGGCAGGAGGCTCTGTTCCACCACGGAACTGGTGGAAGGAAGCGTGGTGGGGGTTGCTGGGCGCACAGAGCTAGCTTtactctctctgcagagctgggctgggcacaGCCATGTGATGTCTGGAGTACCGGCTGCATCTTGTTTGAGTACTACCGAGGCTTCACGCTCTTCCAGGTATGACTTGCAAAAGGCATCGTGTTCTTTGGCCAAAGTAAGACTGCTTACTGTCTGAAAAGGCTAGAATTAGGTAAAGGGAGGGGAAATGAAAGAATAGtaaaagcaggagaggaagcagagctggacaGGGCCTGCACCATTCCCGGCTTCTCTCTTGTCCTCTCTACCTGTTGTGACAGACTGTTGTCACCAGCTCTCCAAGCTCTGAAGCAGTGCgctgctgctcttttcctttgcagaccCATGAGAACCGTGAGCATCTGGTCATGATGGAGAAAATCCTCGGGCCCCTTCCCCCTCACATGATCCACAGAACGCGGTAAGAGCCTGTAACTGCACCGTCAGCGCGCAGGTTAACTGGTTGTGGTGGCTAACGAGTCAGGATGCCAGTTGTGTTTGCACACCAGGTCTAACCTGTATAACCACAGGGAACTTGCTGGAAGTTTGGGTTTTGAGCCTGATGACTGGTTTTAGGGGCAATGGTTCAGCTGCTTATGGAGGGCAGAGTTTAATAGTATTAATTGTCATCGAGTCTCAcgggctgctgctcttcctctgcCCGTGGGGGTGAGCTCTCGGGTTCAGCCGTGTGAAcacctttcctcctctccaggaAGCAGAAATACTTCCACAATGGGAACCTGGTATGGGATGAGAACACGTCCGATGGGAGATACGTCCAAGAGAACTGCAAGCCCCTGCGGGTAGGTGGCAGAGGGCAGCTCTGAGGGGGTGCTGGCTGCGCTGAGAGGCTGAACTGGTCCGGGGCTCCCTTCCTGAGATCCACAGGGGTCAGGAAGGGAATTATCTCTGCTGGGGGTGAGGTCAAAACAGCCACAGCCTCGCTGTACGTCACAGAACTGGGGGCTGGGGCATGCTCCCTGTTGTACTGGAGCCTAGATGCATCTCGCCTGCCCTTCTGTTTCAGACATACATGCTGCATGACTCGCTGGAGCACGTGCAGCTCTTCGACTTGATGAGAAGGATGCTTGAGTTCGACCCTTCCCAGAGGATCACGTTTTCGGAAGCCCTCCTGCATCCCTTCTTTGCGGGCCTCTCTGCAGAGGAGCGGATGCTGTGCGGTCGCACCGCCAGCCGGAACCTGAGCAGATGACAGCTGGGGAGGTGACAGGGGCTGGGTTTGTACAGACAAGCTCAGTCTcacctctgcagctcagctccaccCCTCTCAGAGTTCAGAGGGGCACTGTGACACGAACcctgggcagggaaggggaagaacaGCTCCG is part of the Cygnus atratus isolate AKBS03 ecotype Queensland, Australia chromosome 11, CAtr_DNAZoo_HiC_assembly, whole genome shotgun sequence genome and encodes:
- the CLK3 gene encoding dual specificity protein kinase CLK3; amino-acid sequence: MHHCRRYRSPEQEPCWGQRWKRRRSRSRAPEGRLRCPPRRDPARRSRSRSRDRTPHRRRYRDRRDSDACRFEERSPSCGEDCCPPRARNCRRSRGREQHRARQHQHRCRKRRTRSCSSASSRSQQSSKRSRSVEDDKEGHLVCRTGDWLQERYEIVGSLGEGTFGKVVECVDHARGKSQVALKIIKNVGKYREAARLEINVLKKIKEKDKENKFLCVLMSDWFNFHGHMCIAFELLGKNTFEFLKENNFQPYPLPQIRHMAYQLCHALRFLHDNQLTHTDLKPENILFVNSDFDTLYNEKKSCEEKSIRNTSIRVADFGSATFDHEHHTTIVATRHYRPPEVILELGWAQPCDVWSTGCILFEYYRGFTLFQTHENREHLVMMEKILGPLPPHMIHRTRKQKYFHNGNLVWDENTSDGRYVQENCKPLRTYMLHDSLEHVQLFDLMRRMLEFDPSQRITFSEALLHPFFAGLSAEERMLCGRTASRNLSR